One Papaver somniferum cultivar HN1 chromosome 10, ASM357369v1, whole genome shotgun sequence genomic window carries:
- the LOC113318578 gene encoding aspartate--tRNA ligase 1, cytoplasmic-like isoform X2: MASKPNSETTSLLFTVSEERRAVLTGNVEVVTPNTTVVKKKKWTKEENEALEAGVEKHGFGKWSEIKKDPSYADILSERTNVDFKDKFRNVHDSEKLALQRASRKEVKKQKEIERRLAFATAVAEAAVSIEDSDPNLFEIEKVNESLMDRRITVRGVVASTTHVIKEIGSVVLKEGEFTIKCVLNTADNLIRPQDAKDVTNFAEHSYLAFQGVVSLPSTRIKGSMKNISQKVVLQVSQIYGIGKTLPPAPVETDTSARSEAVIEKDMEVGEPSRVSDVPAPANQKRVQAFVSALAEAAVSIEDSDPNLFPVEKVDESMFGRKISVRGEVASTIHVHRRIGSVVLKEGEFSIRCVLNTADDLIGLQDAKDVTNLAEHSYLALEGVVSLPDTRVQGSMKDLSQQVVILVGKIYGIGKTLPPAPVETNTAARSEAFVEKPMEVGVPSRVSDVLELVNQGILRIQSCAELVLREFFSSRKFIGMRTQKLIAGSSSGAPFCKLNWEGYPTCLAHSPQFARQMAIRGGSERVFEIGPVFKEDSISKQLCEYTGVDVEMRIDRHYFEVVEFVESLFVDMFNKLHEKCKEDFQAIQNQHPYEKLKYFQFNAKVPFDVGLQLLENAGTKVIHPLRGLNPEEERKLGKIVLEEYETEFYILYDCPSAGSTFYTKQSPDVHHSSNSFDVFLRGKKILSGGEREIDPDALYSRAADLKISGTDLGDWDSVCTYIEAFQCTMPRHGGFGVDLNQVTTMLFSTNDTDKAGVDGKEAAVKGIEAAGKDGKDTSRKARNKARVKDKGK, from the exons ATGGCTTCTAAACCTAATTCCGAGACTACATCTTTGTTATTTACTGTTTCTGAAGAAAGGCGTGCAGTTCTTACTGGTAATGTAGAAGTTGTTACTCCTAACACAACAGTTGTTAAAAAGAAAAAGTGGACTAAGGAGGAGAACGAAGCCCTTGAGGCCGGAGTAGAGAAACATGGGTTTGGGAAATGGAGTGAAATAAAAAAGGATCCGTCATATGCTGATATACTTTCCGAGAGAACTAATGTGGATTTCAAAGACAAATTTAGAAACGTACATGATTCAG AGAAGCTTGCTCTCCAAAGAGCTTCCAGGAAAGAAGTAAAGAAGCAGAAGGAAATAGAACGTCGTCTAGCCTTTGCTACTGCTGTAGCAGAGGCGGCTGTGTCAATTGAAGATTCTGATCCAAATCTGTTTGAAATTGAAAAGGTAAATGAGAGTTTGATGGACAGAAGAATAACTGTTAGAGGGGTAGTTGCTTCCACAACTCATGTCATCAAAGAGATTGGATCTGTAGTTTTGAAAGAGGGCGAGTTCACTATTAAGTGTGTTCTTAACACGGCGGACAATCTCATTCGTCCACAAGATGCCAAGGATGTGACAAATTTTGCAGAACATTCATATCTGGCTTTCCAAGGGGTTGTTTCGCTTCCTAGCACTAGAATTAAGGGATCGATGAAGAACATATCCCAGAAG GTTGTGCTTCAAGTCAGCCAAATCTATGGCATTGGTAAAACTCTTCCCCCGGCTCCAGTAGAAACCGATACCTCTGCACGGAGTGAAGCTGTTATTGAGAAAGATATGGAG GTTGGAGAACCGTCTAGGGTTTCAGATGTCCCCGCCCCTGCTAACCAAAAGCGTGTACAAGCCTTTGTTTCTGCTCTAGCAGAGGCAGCTGTGTCAATCGAAGATTCTGATCCAAATCTGTTTCCAGTGGAAAAGGTTGATGAAAGTATGTTCGGTAGAAAAATATCTGTTCGAGGGGAAGTTGCCTCCACAATTCATGTCCATAGAAGGATTGGATCGGTCGTTTTGAAAGAGGGCGAGTTCAGTATCAGGTGTGTTCTTAACACTGCTGACGATCTCATTGGTCTACAAGATGCCAAGGATGTAACCAATTTGGCAGAACATTCGTATCTGGCTTTGGAAGGGGTTGTATCACTTCCTGACACTAGAGTTCAGGGATCCATGAAGGACTTATCCCAGCAG GTTGTAATTCTAGTTGGCAAAATCTATGGCATTGGGAAAACTCTTCCCCCGGCTCCAGTAGAAACTAATACCGCAGCACGGAGTGAAGCTTTTGTTGAAAAACCTATGGAG GTTGGAGTACCGTCTAGGGTTTCAGATGTGCTCGAACTTGTTAACCAAGGGATTCTACGCATTCAGTCTTGCGCTGAACTT GTATTGAGGGAGTTTTTCTCATCTAGAAAATTTATTGGAATGCGTACTCAAAAACTGATTGCAGGCTCGAGCAGTGGTGCACCTTTCTGTAAACTTAACTGGGAAGGATACCCAACTTGCCTAGCTCATTCACCTCAATTTGCAAGGCAGATGGCAATCCGTGGTGGTTCTGAGCGTGTTTTTGAGATAGGACCTGTTTTCAAGGAGGACTCTATAAGCAAACAGTTGTGTGAATATACTGGTGTTGATGTTGAAATGCGAATTGATAGACACTATTTTGAG GTAGTGGAATTCGTAGAGAGTCTGTTTGTTGACATGTTTAACAAATTGCATGAGAAGTGCAAGGAAGACTTCCAAGCCATTCAGAACCAGCATCCCTATGAAAAGTTAaag TACTTCCAGTTTAATGCGAAAGTTCCTTTCGATGTTGGACTTCAACTGTTAGAG AATGCTGGCACTAAAGTTATTCATCCGCTTCGTGGCTTAAACCCAGAAGAGGAGAGGAAGTTAGGGAAGATTGTGCTCGAAGA ATATGAAACTGAGTTCTATATACTTTACGACTGTCCATCTGCTGGTAGTACATTTTACACCAAGCAATCTCCTGATGTGCACCATAGCAGCAACTCATTTGATGTCTTTCTTCGAG ggaagaaAATCCTGTCTGGTGGCGAACGTGAGATTGATCCTGATGCATTGTATTCAAGGGCGGCAGATCTTAAAATATCTGGAACTGATCTTGGTGATTGggattctgtatgcacgtatatTGAGGCATTTCA GTGCACCATGCCTCGACATGGGGGATTTGGAGTAGATTTAAATCAAGTCACGACAATGTTATTTTCTACTAACGACACCGATAAAGCAGGTGTTGATGGCAAAGAGGCAGCTGTGAAGGGAATAGAGGCAGCAG GTAAGGATGGCAAAGACACAAGCCGGAAAGCGAGGAACAAAGCTCGTGTGAAAGACAAGGGAAAGTAG
- the LOC113318578 gene encoding aspartate--tRNA ligase 1, cytoplasmic-like isoform X3: MASKPNSETTSLLFTVSEERRAVLTGNVEVVTPNTTVVKKKKWTKEENEALEAGVEKHGFGKWSEIKKDPSYADILSERTNVDFKDKFRNVHDSEKLALQRASRKEVKKQKEIERRLAFATAVAEAAVSIEDSDPNLFEIEKVNESLMDRRITVRGVVASTTHVIKEIGSVVLKEGEFTIKCVLNTADNLIRPQDAKDVTNFAEHSYLAFQGVVSLPSTRIKGSMKNISQKVVLQVSQIYGIGKTLPPAPVETDTSARSEAVIEKDMEVGEPSRVSDVPAPANQKRVQAFVSALAEAAVSIEDSDPNLFPVEKVDESMFGRKISVRGEVASTIHVHRRIGSVVLKEGEFSIRCVLNTADDLIGLQDAKDVTNLAEHSYLALEGVVSLPDTRVQGSMKDLSQQVVILVGKIYGIGKTLPPAPVETNTAARSEAFVEKPMEVGVPSRVSDVLELVNQGILRIQSCAELVLREFFSSRKFIGMRTQKLIAGSSSGAPFCKLNWEGYPTCLAHSPQFARQMAIRGGSERVFEIGPVFKEDSISKQLCEYTGVDVEMRIDRHYFEVVEFVESLFVDMFNKLHEKCKEDFQAIQNQHPYEKLKFNAKVPFDVGLQLLENAGTKVIHPLRGLNPEEERKLGKIVLEEYETEFYILYDCPSAGSTFYTKQSPDVHHSSNSFDVFLRGKKILSGGEREIDPDALYSRAADLKISGTDLGDWDSVCTYIEAFQCTMPRHGGFGVDLNQVTTMLFSTNDTDKAGVDGKEAAVKGIEAAGVQSKDGKDTSRKARNKARVKDKGK; the protein is encoded by the exons ATGGCTTCTAAACCTAATTCCGAGACTACATCTTTGTTATTTACTGTTTCTGAAGAAAGGCGTGCAGTTCTTACTGGTAATGTAGAAGTTGTTACTCCTAACACAACAGTTGTTAAAAAGAAAAAGTGGACTAAGGAGGAGAACGAAGCCCTTGAGGCCGGAGTAGAGAAACATGGGTTTGGGAAATGGAGTGAAATAAAAAAGGATCCGTCATATGCTGATATACTTTCCGAGAGAACTAATGTGGATTTCAAAGACAAATTTAGAAACGTACATGATTCAG AGAAGCTTGCTCTCCAAAGAGCTTCCAGGAAAGAAGTAAAGAAGCAGAAGGAAATAGAACGTCGTCTAGCCTTTGCTACTGCTGTAGCAGAGGCGGCTGTGTCAATTGAAGATTCTGATCCAAATCTGTTTGAAATTGAAAAGGTAAATGAGAGTTTGATGGACAGAAGAATAACTGTTAGAGGGGTAGTTGCTTCCACAACTCATGTCATCAAAGAGATTGGATCTGTAGTTTTGAAAGAGGGCGAGTTCACTATTAAGTGTGTTCTTAACACGGCGGACAATCTCATTCGTCCACAAGATGCCAAGGATGTGACAAATTTTGCAGAACATTCATATCTGGCTTTCCAAGGGGTTGTTTCGCTTCCTAGCACTAGAATTAAGGGATCGATGAAGAACATATCCCAGAAG GTTGTGCTTCAAGTCAGCCAAATCTATGGCATTGGTAAAACTCTTCCCCCGGCTCCAGTAGAAACCGATACCTCTGCACGGAGTGAAGCTGTTATTGAGAAAGATATGGAG GTTGGAGAACCGTCTAGGGTTTCAGATGTCCCCGCCCCTGCTAACCAAAAGCGTGTACAAGCCTTTGTTTCTGCTCTAGCAGAGGCAGCTGTGTCAATCGAAGATTCTGATCCAAATCTGTTTCCAGTGGAAAAGGTTGATGAAAGTATGTTCGGTAGAAAAATATCTGTTCGAGGGGAAGTTGCCTCCACAATTCATGTCCATAGAAGGATTGGATCGGTCGTTTTGAAAGAGGGCGAGTTCAGTATCAGGTGTGTTCTTAACACTGCTGACGATCTCATTGGTCTACAAGATGCCAAGGATGTAACCAATTTGGCAGAACATTCGTATCTGGCTTTGGAAGGGGTTGTATCACTTCCTGACACTAGAGTTCAGGGATCCATGAAGGACTTATCCCAGCAG GTTGTAATTCTAGTTGGCAAAATCTATGGCATTGGGAAAACTCTTCCCCCGGCTCCAGTAGAAACTAATACCGCAGCACGGAGTGAAGCTTTTGTTGAAAAACCTATGGAG GTTGGAGTACCGTCTAGGGTTTCAGATGTGCTCGAACTTGTTAACCAAGGGATTCTACGCATTCAGTCTTGCGCTGAACTT GTATTGAGGGAGTTTTTCTCATCTAGAAAATTTATTGGAATGCGTACTCAAAAACTGATTGCAGGCTCGAGCAGTGGTGCACCTTTCTGTAAACTTAACTGGGAAGGATACCCAACTTGCCTAGCTCATTCACCTCAATTTGCAAGGCAGATGGCAATCCGTGGTGGTTCTGAGCGTGTTTTTGAGATAGGACCTGTTTTCAAGGAGGACTCTATAAGCAAACAGTTGTGTGAATATACTGGTGTTGATGTTGAAATGCGAATTGATAGACACTATTTTGAG GTAGTGGAATTCGTAGAGAGTCTGTTTGTTGACATGTTTAACAAATTGCATGAGAAGTGCAAGGAAGACTTCCAAGCCATTCAGAACCAGCATCCCTATGAAAAGTTAaag TTTAATGCGAAAGTTCCTTTCGATGTTGGACTTCAACTGTTAGAG AATGCTGGCACTAAAGTTATTCATCCGCTTCGTGGCTTAAACCCAGAAGAGGAGAGGAAGTTAGGGAAGATTGTGCTCGAAGA ATATGAAACTGAGTTCTATATACTTTACGACTGTCCATCTGCTGGTAGTACATTTTACACCAAGCAATCTCCTGATGTGCACCATAGCAGCAACTCATTTGATGTCTTTCTTCGAG ggaagaaAATCCTGTCTGGTGGCGAACGTGAGATTGATCCTGATGCATTGTATTCAAGGGCGGCAGATCTTAAAATATCTGGAACTGATCTTGGTGATTGggattctgtatgcacgtatatTGAGGCATTTCA GTGCACCATGCCTCGACATGGGGGATTTGGAGTAGATTTAAATCAAGTCACGACAATGTTATTTTCTACTAACGACACCGATAAAGCAGGTGTTGATGGCAAAGAGGCAGCTGTGAAGGGAATAGAGGCAGCAGGTGTGCAAA GTAAGGATGGCAAAGACACAAGCCGGAAAGCGAGGAACAAAGCTCGTGTGAAAGACAAGGGAAAGTAG
- the LOC113318578 gene encoding aspartate--tRNA ligase 1, cytoplasmic-like isoform X1 yields MASKPNSETTSLLFTVSEERRAVLTGNVEVVTPNTTVVKKKKWTKEENEALEAGVEKHGFGKWSEIKKDPSYADILSERTNVDFKDKFRNVHDSEKLALQRASRKEVKKQKEIERRLAFATAVAEAAVSIEDSDPNLFEIEKVNESLMDRRITVRGVVASTTHVIKEIGSVVLKEGEFTIKCVLNTADNLIRPQDAKDVTNFAEHSYLAFQGVVSLPSTRIKGSMKNISQKVVLQVSQIYGIGKTLPPAPVETDTSARSEAVIEKDMEVGEPSRVSDVPAPANQKRVQAFVSALAEAAVSIEDSDPNLFPVEKVDESMFGRKISVRGEVASTIHVHRRIGSVVLKEGEFSIRCVLNTADDLIGLQDAKDVTNLAEHSYLALEGVVSLPDTRVQGSMKDLSQQVVILVGKIYGIGKTLPPAPVETNTAARSEAFVEKPMEVGVPSRVSDVLELVNQGILRIQSCAELVLREFFSSRKFIGMRTQKLIAGSSSGAPFCKLNWEGYPTCLAHSPQFARQMAIRGGSERVFEIGPVFKEDSISKQLCEYTGVDVEMRIDRHYFEVVEFVESLFVDMFNKLHEKCKEDFQAIQNQHPYEKLKYFQFNAKVPFDVGLQLLENAGTKVIHPLRGLNPEEERKLGKIVLEEYETEFYILYDCPSAGSTFYTKQSPDVHHSSNSFDVFLRGKKILSGGEREIDPDALYSRAADLKISGTDLGDWDSVCTYIEAFQCTMPRHGGFGVDLNQVTTMLFSTNDTDKAGVDGKEAAVKGIEAAGVQSKDGKDTSRKARNKARVKDKGK; encoded by the exons ATGGCTTCTAAACCTAATTCCGAGACTACATCTTTGTTATTTACTGTTTCTGAAGAAAGGCGTGCAGTTCTTACTGGTAATGTAGAAGTTGTTACTCCTAACACAACAGTTGTTAAAAAGAAAAAGTGGACTAAGGAGGAGAACGAAGCCCTTGAGGCCGGAGTAGAGAAACATGGGTTTGGGAAATGGAGTGAAATAAAAAAGGATCCGTCATATGCTGATATACTTTCCGAGAGAACTAATGTGGATTTCAAAGACAAATTTAGAAACGTACATGATTCAG AGAAGCTTGCTCTCCAAAGAGCTTCCAGGAAAGAAGTAAAGAAGCAGAAGGAAATAGAACGTCGTCTAGCCTTTGCTACTGCTGTAGCAGAGGCGGCTGTGTCAATTGAAGATTCTGATCCAAATCTGTTTGAAATTGAAAAGGTAAATGAGAGTTTGATGGACAGAAGAATAACTGTTAGAGGGGTAGTTGCTTCCACAACTCATGTCATCAAAGAGATTGGATCTGTAGTTTTGAAAGAGGGCGAGTTCACTATTAAGTGTGTTCTTAACACGGCGGACAATCTCATTCGTCCACAAGATGCCAAGGATGTGACAAATTTTGCAGAACATTCATATCTGGCTTTCCAAGGGGTTGTTTCGCTTCCTAGCACTAGAATTAAGGGATCGATGAAGAACATATCCCAGAAG GTTGTGCTTCAAGTCAGCCAAATCTATGGCATTGGTAAAACTCTTCCCCCGGCTCCAGTAGAAACCGATACCTCTGCACGGAGTGAAGCTGTTATTGAGAAAGATATGGAG GTTGGAGAACCGTCTAGGGTTTCAGATGTCCCCGCCCCTGCTAACCAAAAGCGTGTACAAGCCTTTGTTTCTGCTCTAGCAGAGGCAGCTGTGTCAATCGAAGATTCTGATCCAAATCTGTTTCCAGTGGAAAAGGTTGATGAAAGTATGTTCGGTAGAAAAATATCTGTTCGAGGGGAAGTTGCCTCCACAATTCATGTCCATAGAAGGATTGGATCGGTCGTTTTGAAAGAGGGCGAGTTCAGTATCAGGTGTGTTCTTAACACTGCTGACGATCTCATTGGTCTACAAGATGCCAAGGATGTAACCAATTTGGCAGAACATTCGTATCTGGCTTTGGAAGGGGTTGTATCACTTCCTGACACTAGAGTTCAGGGATCCATGAAGGACTTATCCCAGCAG GTTGTAATTCTAGTTGGCAAAATCTATGGCATTGGGAAAACTCTTCCCCCGGCTCCAGTAGAAACTAATACCGCAGCACGGAGTGAAGCTTTTGTTGAAAAACCTATGGAG GTTGGAGTACCGTCTAGGGTTTCAGATGTGCTCGAACTTGTTAACCAAGGGATTCTACGCATTCAGTCTTGCGCTGAACTT GTATTGAGGGAGTTTTTCTCATCTAGAAAATTTATTGGAATGCGTACTCAAAAACTGATTGCAGGCTCGAGCAGTGGTGCACCTTTCTGTAAACTTAACTGGGAAGGATACCCAACTTGCCTAGCTCATTCACCTCAATTTGCAAGGCAGATGGCAATCCGTGGTGGTTCTGAGCGTGTTTTTGAGATAGGACCTGTTTTCAAGGAGGACTCTATAAGCAAACAGTTGTGTGAATATACTGGTGTTGATGTTGAAATGCGAATTGATAGACACTATTTTGAG GTAGTGGAATTCGTAGAGAGTCTGTTTGTTGACATGTTTAACAAATTGCATGAGAAGTGCAAGGAAGACTTCCAAGCCATTCAGAACCAGCATCCCTATGAAAAGTTAaag TACTTCCAGTTTAATGCGAAAGTTCCTTTCGATGTTGGACTTCAACTGTTAGAG AATGCTGGCACTAAAGTTATTCATCCGCTTCGTGGCTTAAACCCAGAAGAGGAGAGGAAGTTAGGGAAGATTGTGCTCGAAGA ATATGAAACTGAGTTCTATATACTTTACGACTGTCCATCTGCTGGTAGTACATTTTACACCAAGCAATCTCCTGATGTGCACCATAGCAGCAACTCATTTGATGTCTTTCTTCGAG ggaagaaAATCCTGTCTGGTGGCGAACGTGAGATTGATCCTGATGCATTGTATTCAAGGGCGGCAGATCTTAAAATATCTGGAACTGATCTTGGTGATTGggattctgtatgcacgtatatTGAGGCATTTCA GTGCACCATGCCTCGACATGGGGGATTTGGAGTAGATTTAAATCAAGTCACGACAATGTTATTTTCTACTAACGACACCGATAAAGCAGGTGTTGATGGCAAAGAGGCAGCTGTGAAGGGAATAGAGGCAGCAGGTGTGCAAA GTAAGGATGGCAAAGACACAAGCCGGAAAGCGAGGAACAAAGCTCGTGTGAAAGACAAGGGAAAGTAG